The region TAGAAAAAAGATTATCAAAAAAGTTTTTGAAATCATCTTGATTATAAAATCTAACTATCTCTGATACAGAAAATAAAATTGTGTTTTTTTCAATATTGTTAATTATTCTATTGAGTTTAGATACTCCAAACCATTGATTTTCATTAGTCTGAAATTCTCTCAAATCTTTGATATCATATCCGAATGAAGAATATATATTTTTTAATTCAAAAATATTTTCATAATTGTTTATTAGTATGACTTCCGAATTAAACCTAGCAATTTTTTTATTTTTAACAATTATTTCCAAGTCGTTAAGAGTCATACTAGTTCTCAATATACTTTTTTAATACATTATAAAGTTCGATATCATTATCAACATGCTCTATAATAATTGGGCTAAGATTTAGATATTTGATTTTATTTTTAAATTGTTTAATTTCATCTATTGTAGGTGTTGAAAAAACTACTGTTGAAGATGGAGTTTCTGATACTATATCACCTATAATATTAGAACTATCTTCTGTGATTTGGTTAGTTGGTGCTTGTTTTGTATTATGCCATTGTAAAATCAACATTCCAACTTTATCTTCATTCCATCCTGCTATGTCACTATCAGTATTAGCTCTAATATTTGATTTAATATAGTCATATATTTCTGAATATTGATTTTGTGATATATTTAGATTTAATGATTTAATAAATTTATCAAAGTAAATTTCAAATCTATTTTTTACTAACAATAATTTCAAGTCTATTAGTAAGCTATTATTATTTATAATATTAACAATTTCCTTAATATCATCAAGTTTGATATCATCGTCATGTGCATTGATTAATTTTGTTAATTTCTCTATAACATCGATAATATTTTGATTATTTGTTTCATATTTTATTGTCCATAATGGATACTTTGCTTGATTTAGCCATTCCTTAATTTTAAAAGTGTACTGAATAATACCAAGACCATCTTCTAATGAAAAAAGGTCTTTTAATATATCAACAAAGGCATCTTCTGCTTCAGTTCCAAACTTGACCCTTATATCTGTTTTTGTTTTTTCTTCAAAATATTTAAATATTTCAACTATATTATCTCTTAGTAGGAACCCTTCAATCTTCCTACCATTACCAACTTCATAAAACTTACCTTCAAATTTTTTCAGAGCAAATGAAAGAATAGCAAATGAAATAGGATTAGAATATAATCCATATGGTGGTTTTGTAAGAAACTTTAAGCTTTTAGTTAAGTTGATTTCTCCAGTTTTCTTTTTCTTACTCATTACTTGATTTATTTCATTAATAATTGATACTAAAAAATGAGTTGAATTTTCATCTTTAACATTAAAGTTTTCGTCTAAAATATAATCATTATTATTGTCTTTAATTAAGCCTATAAGTGGTTTATTTGATCCATTTAGGTTAGTATTTAATTCATCTCTGTTTATAGATGTAATAATTTTTTCTGGAATATTTTTTGAGGGATTTTGCTTATTCCATAAGTTTATTGTATTAACAATACTAGTATCTGCACCACAGTTGAATATTCTTTTTGATATAGAATTTAATTCATTTGAAATATTACCAATTGAAATGCCATTTTTAATATCATTTTTATAATACATAGAAACTGCACTTTGTCTTAATGTATTTACATATTGTTCTACTAGCTTTTCAGCTTGAATTTTACTTCTTTGAGTTTCATCTTCATGATTATGCTTGCTTGCAACAGCGCTTCTTGCACTATAGTTGATAAAATCTTCATATCGTTTATTACCAAAGCTCTCTTCAATAACTAGGAATATTATATTGTCATAATCTTGTGATAATTTACTTAAAGTGTTTTTTATTTGTAATATTTCATTTTCTTCTATTGCAAAGAAAATCATTATATTTAAAGCATAATCAAATTTGAATTTATCACTATATCTTTTTATATCATAATCTTTAAGATTAGCTTCTCTAATATCAAATTCGCTGTACCTTAATATACCATCTTTAACAATACTTTTTATTTCGCTTTCTTTAGGCTTTAAAATATTAGTAATGGTTTTGTATGTATTATCCCTTATCCTTTGTTTTTCATTAGAAATTTCATTTTCTGGTAATGTCGCAGATGATACTAGATATAAACCATCAGTATCTCTTGTAATATATTTTTTATGAATTGTTTCTAGAGCCTCATCTAATATTGAATGATACTTTGTAACACGGAATATATGTTCTAAGTTTTCTTTATTAGGTTTAAGTATTTTATGAAATTCTAATTCATTTCCTCCAATTACTTTATTTAATATATTTAACAATAGTATAGCTTTTAAGATTACAAGATAATCACTATTAACCGATTCGATATCTTTAGAGATAGCATACTTTGTAAGATATGTTGACAGTTTTTCATCTTCTTCAAAAATATTTAAAAAATAGTCCCATAGATAACTAATATCCATTAAGTAGTTTGTTTCATTTTCAAGAAAAGAATTAAAACCATTTTCGTCATACAGAAAACTAAAAATACTTCTATTTGAGGATTTTAATTGTCTTGCTATAAGAGATAATATTAGTCCGCTGTATGGATGAATAGGTATCATTTCAAAGAGATTTTTTACATTCATACTATTGTCTTCATGGTTTAAAACATATTTATTTAAATTATTAAAGTCACTGTTTTCTTTTAATGTGGCAACCATGTCTTTGTGGTAATCATTTTTAATAATAGAATTTGCAAGTAATACATAAGTAGTAATATCTTCCATTTTATAATGAGTTAGTTCAAACCTATCATATACCTTAGAGATATCTTCTTTTAACATTTTATTACTATTTAGTGTTCTGTGAGCCACTATAAATAAAAATACATTATTATTCTTTATATTTTCAGATAAATTTTGTAACATCATTAATATATCATTATATCTTTCCACTTCTAGTATAGGAGTGAATTCATCCCAAAATAAAGTTATATTACTAAAACCATGTTTTTTTACAATTACAGAAGCATCTTCAAGAAATTTAATAATATCACTAGTGATTACATTCATTCCTCTTTTTATAAGCTCATCTTCACAAAGTTTTAATATGGTGCTATTGTGTTGATTTAGTTCTTCTATTAATTCTTTTGTGTCATCTACTTCATCTATTAATCGTGATTTTTCTATTATTCCTTGCCAGTATTCAGAATCCATTTCAACACGAGTTTTCATATCATAATAAGAATTGGTAATCGTATCATTGATATTTGCTTTTTTTAATGCGCTTACAACTTCTTGCTGAATAGCGAATCCAAAAGTTTTACTATCGCTAATATGATAGCTTCCCTTTAGTATGATTGGAAATGTTTTTAAATTTTCTCTCATATTAAGAAGGATTGGTTTTAATCTAGATTCTTTAATTGAATTATTTATATAATCATTTATTTCTTCTAAATCTTTAGAAAAAAGATTTTTGATAACTGTTGTTGCATGAGTTTTACCACTACCAAAAGTCCCTTGTAACCATACAGACTTTTCTCTTTGTTTATACATGTTTAAGGTGTTTTCTAAAACTTTATAGAAATCATTATGGCAAATGAATTGTTTCCAATAAAAATTATCTTCGTCTTTTATATCACAGACTGGAGAAAATGTTTCATTTAAACTTACTATTTCATTCCATTTCATTTTTTATTACCTCTGCTAAAATTTCTGTATAGTCTAAGTCTTTTAAAAAAATGTTATCTAATCCTTGGTTTAAGTCAACATCAATTAATTTTGTATTTTCGGAAATAAACCTTAATTTTGATGTAAAAATATCTTTATCTATTCCAAATAGTTTATAAGGACCACCTTTGAAATTTTCGCTGTAAAACTCACTAACCCTAAAGTCAGTTCTATTTAAATTTTCTTTTAACTTATACAACAAAAATAATATAGTTATATTTGAAATATCATTAGTACCTATTTTTTCTATAAATCTTATATTCTTTTCTTTCGTTATATTGCCAATTTTTAATTCATTTCCTAAAGGTGTTGTATCAAAAAGATTTACAAGCGAATTTATACTATGCTTAACAGTAGTTTCTGCAAGTTGCGTGTATTCTTTCGCCATTATTGTTAACTCTTTTGATGAAAATTTTTTGTTTCTTTCAACATTATCAACGAACCAATTTAATAAACTTGAATTAAAGTATAAATTTACATAGAGAATTTGATATCTGATGCTATCTGTTTTAGCTTGTAATAGTGCGCATAAAGGAGTAGTATTTTTAGCTTTTGCGTCTAATAGTTCAGCATCTCTTAGCCATTTTTTTAGTGATATTTTTTGTTTAGTTCCAAGTTCATTATCTATTATCCAAGATAAACCTTTATTTAAAAAAGCAGTTAACCATTCTCGTCTTAATCCAAAGTCACCATAATCATTAAAACCTTTTACTGTACCAGAATTGTTATTTTTACCTACTACTGAAATATGAGCGGAATCTGCCATTACACATCCTTTATTATGAAAATCTAAACATTTACTACAATGAATACATAAATTTGTATCTACTTGTACTGTTGGGAAAACATTTAATGCACCTGTAGGACATTCTGCCTCACAACTCCCACAGTGTACACAATAACTAGTTTTATAAGCCACCTTTTTTAAATGACTAATATTAATTACATCATCATGATTTGCAATAATTGTTTCATTACTATTTTCATTATTATAGCCAAGATTTAACATTTTTTTACCAATGTTAATATTTATATTATTACCATTATTATCAACCTTGTAATTTCCTAACACTTTTAACCATTCAAAAATATCTTCTTTTGAATTTTGTAAATTTACTTCTATCTTACTTTTATTACTTTGAATGTCAATTTTATTTTTAGTTTCTATAGAATTTCCACCAGCTCTTTTTTTCCAATGTCCTAACTCTAAATATTCTTTTTTATTTTCAATACCACTATTGTCCATATAATCGTTAATACTAGAGATGAATTTTTTAGCTATATCTGGGTAGTGTTTATTGATGATATAGTCACTCCATTGGGAAGCAAAAGGACAAATATTACATCCAACTCTATTTAAACCTATTCTGTATTCGTTATTGATTTTCACACCTGAATAAAACATATATAAATAAACTTCAAAATCATTCCATTCGATTATTGGTCTTGTATTAATAACATTATGATGTTTTACACTATCTGCAACTCTTAAATGATTTAATCTATTATGACTTTCAGATCTTCTTACTCCATCATACAATATGCTTTTCGGATGTTTTCCATTATTTAGGCTTTTTAGATAACTATGAACTGGTGAAGTCTTATAAACACTACAGCACCATCGTAGGATTCTGCTAGGAGGTCCAAATACATTCCATAGTTCATCTGCATCTGTAGGATTTCTAACCATAGTAATTTTAAAATTGTTATAAGTTTTTTGATAATATTTTTCTGTCTGTTTTACTGTGCCATATGTTTGTGGAAGTTCCATTGTGGTATCTGTAAAGATTACTTTATACTCTTCAGGTTCTAAGGCGATAGTTATTAAATCAAGTATTACCTGAGAGTCCTTACCTCCACTAAAAGCAACTATGAAAAAATCTACTTTATTTTTATAATCGTTATGAATTTTTTTTATAAAATCTATTGATTCATTTTTTAATATTTCTATTTTTTCTTTATTTTCATTAATTAACTCTTCTAAATTAATTGGAGATAATTCTATATTATTATTATATATTTCTAATGTTGGAGCATTGTTTATATCTCCACCTATAGCTTTACCTATTTTTTCTCCATAGTAATAATAATCTCTTCCTAGAGCCCATAGTAATGGTTCAACTGATTTTGGATAATTCCAATATTTATTAAATCCTAATAAGTCTAATTCTTCATAATAAACAGGTCTTGGTGGTATTATTGTCTCGTTTGCAAAATCATTTAATTTTGGTATATTTTTATTTTTAAGCCACTCTATTTTATACATTAATATATAGTTCCCTGAATAATTTATTTATAGGATTTTATCTAAATAATATAAATAATAGCCTTTTGGAGTCATGTCAAAAATATATGACTTGATTTAAAAATCACTACAACTAAAAAAATACTTCATAACTTTCTAATTTTTGTTATCACAACAGAAATTCAACAAAATCAATAATCTTTCAAAACTCAATCATTAGTTTCAGTTTTCGTCATTACACTCTATTCAATTATTCTCTGATACTAACATAAAATATTCCATATTTATAGGTTATTAAAAGTGAAAATTCATATCCCACAATCCTACAAACCCGAGAAACTAACGAAGAGATATTTGAAAGATTAAGAGATAGTAGTTTGAAGTTCTTAAAATTAAAAAGTTAAGAAGAAAAGAATAAACCCTCAAAATCTTCAAATAGATATTTAAATTTAAAGGATAAAAGATGAGAGTATATATAACGGATTTAGAAGCTTACAATAATGGACATTTAGTTGGAGAATGGTATCAATTACCAATGAATGAGGACTTACTTGCTGACAGTATTGAAAACATACTTCAAAGTGGAAGAGATGTTTGTGAAGATATACATTTTCACGAAGAATATTTTATAACTGACTATGAATGCGATTATATGGATATTGGAGAATATGATAATTTATCTAAACTAAATGAAATTGCCGAAGCAATAGAAAGTATAGATGAAGATGGAGTAAAAGCTATTAATTTTCTTATTGAAAATCATTTTGTGAAAGATATTTTTGAAGCGATAGAGAGTTATGAAGATAATGTCAGAATTTACGAAGATAGTACGATGGAAGATATAGCATATGACTTGATAGAAGAGTGTTATAGTTTTGAAAATATTCCTGACATTATTGCCAATAATATAGACTACGAAAAAATTGGGAGAGATTTAGAGATAGAGGGTTCTTACTATAAAGTGGGTTCAGATATATATGAGTATATAGGGTAAAATACCCTATATTTATCAAATACTTTAAAAAGGAATATCAAACTATGAAAAACTTAATTTTAATGATTTTACTATCATTTATCACTCTCTATGCTCAATCATTCAATAATCATAATATTTTAGGTGTTTGGGAGGTGTCATCTCTTAAATTAAATGGCTTTACAACTTTCGGAAAAGACAACTCAAAGAATCGTGGCGAAGCATACACTCTCATTTTTTCTAAAAATAATAAGGTTAAAAATAAAACAACTGGAACCATCTATAATTATGAGATTTTAAACAATGGACAACTTGAAATATATAAAATTAAAACCTACAAAAGCAACTATAAGATGAGAGACAATATCCATTATGACACTTTTAAAACATCAGGGACTTTTGAAAATTGCCAAGTTGTAAAAATCACAAAGAAAAAAATCACTGGTTATTATCGTAAAGAGGGGTACAAGTGGTGTAAGGTTCAAGACTATCCAAAAGCTACTTTTTATGTCAGTGAAGATTATGACTTTTAATCTTCACTTTTTGAAACCATCTGCATAAGCTTTTTCTTTTTCGTCATATAATATTTGCTCAAAATCAAGCTTATTAAACCACTCAAAATTTTCTCTATCTTCATAACACTTTATGAAGATATCCATTTTAACATCGTGTTTTAAAATGGTGTCTCCAATGTTTTGTTTAAGAGTAAGAGAATTATTATTTTTACTATAAATAATATTATCCCCATTAAGAGAACCAACTATTTTATTATTGGCATATTTAGGTAAGTAGTCATCTATAAAAGTTAAAAGAGTGGGATTTTGATACTCCATAATTTTAAAATTATTTTCCAAATTATTATTTTTAAATTTAGTGTGAAATTTAATATGAGAATATTTATTGCCACTTTTTATAAGAGTGTAATCAATCTTAATATTAGAGGTTTCATTTATTTCACTAACTGCTTTATCTATAACTTTTGATTTCAGATGTGCAAATCTTGTGTATTGATTTTTTATATCTATACCCATCAACAATTTAAAAGTATCAATTTCAAGTTTAGGAAGTTGTACATAAATGTTTTTTTTACTAATATAACTCATTGCAAGTTCATAAACTCTAATACTAAACTTTGATTTAAATTGATTAATAAGTCTAAAATCAAGATGTGTATAGAGATTAGGTTCTAAAATATTTTTTACTAACTCATCTTCAAGCAAGATACTGATATATCCATCATTATATTTTACTTTTCTTATCAATGTCGATAATTCCCACTTAACAGTATCTTTTTCTAAAATATCTACTTCAATGGTTGTTGAAATCATATTTGAAAAATTAGCTCTAATTTGCTTATGGTTTATATATATACCTATAAACTTATTAATCTCACTAACAGAGGTTAAAAGGGTGTTGTCTTTTAGTTTTTTCTCTCTCACACAAAACAGTATAAAATTAAAAATCTTTTGTTCATTTATTGATAAGTTAGCATTTATTTGAATAAGTGCATTATTTTTGACAATATCTGATTTTATAATCATTTTTACTCCTTGAAAATTAGTATATAGCAGTGCTTAAAAAAAGGAAAATAAAACAACGGTTTTGAAAAAGTTCATAATAAGGTGGCTATTCACTTACATTGAGAGCTTATAGGTATTAAGTTTTATATGTTTTTTACATAGCTTTCAAGGAATGGTAAATCTACAAACCTAAATATCTACATATATATAATATATAAGAGAGTATAAAAAAAGTTGATTCTGCTTTTTATTTTTAAAGATAAAGAACTCTAAGCCGAGTTCTTTTAAGATATTGAGATATTTATCACTTATCCCTCTTGTCTGTCCTATTGGTTTCTTTGTATCTTTTTAGATTATCTTCCTAAAAGTCTTGTAGGAGGTTTTTTAGTGTTTTGAATTTTAGGAGCATTTGGCTCTAATATATCCTCTATAATTTTTATAAATAAATCAAGTAAATCTTCAATCATAAATAGTAACATAAACATAGTTATTTATCCTTACTGCTAACTATCAATGATATACCATCAACAACCATATCTATAATATCTTTTAGTTCTTGTGGAGCATTTTTCTTCTCTTTGTAAGATTTGATTTTTTCTAATTTTTGCTTAATTCTCTCAACTCTACTTTTATCTTTTGAAGGTTTTTTATCTTCTGCAATTGGTGTATTCATATTATTTATTCCTTGTTTATTGTCGGAGCTGGGTATAAAGTATTAGATTTTCGTTTAGCTTCGATAGATTTTTTAAGTTCTTCAAATTTTGACATTTTCTCTTTATGTTCTTCATTTACAAGCTCACTTAATTTATTATAGGATTTATTAGCAAGCTCCTCGTTTTTTATATATTTATCCGTATCATCTTCTTGAAGAGCAGTAGCCATTCGGTTTAAATAGTTATTTATCCTTTTATGTAATTTTTCAGAGGTGTCTTTTAGAAATTCCATCTCTTTAAAAAGTTGTTGGAGTTGTTGCATCTCTAATATTGAGTTCTTGTTTTCTTCTTCTAAATTATGAGTGAATTGAATCTGTTTTTTTCGTTCATCTTTAATATCTTGTTTGATTGAAGCAATAGGATTTAACTTTTTATTTTCTCTAACTTTTTTTATTACATAATCAGTTAAAGAGTATCCTAGTTTAAACATATTTTTCTCAACTAATAGTTTGGTTTGATAGCTGAACTTTTTAAGTCCTAATCGAAGTTTAACAATGTTGTCTCTTGCCCTTACTTTTTTGTTATCTTTTAGAGTGTCTTTAAAGGTTTCAACAACCGATGGGATAATAATATTTAAATGGGGATTATTGTCTTTAAAATGGATAGAGCTAATTACATACATATTTATAAACTTTTTCTCTTCTTGGGGAGTGAAATTGAG is a window of uncultured Sulfurimonas sp. DNA encoding:
- a CDS encoding replication initiation protein, encoding MIIKSDIVKNNALIQINANLSINEQKIFNFILFCVREKKLKDNTLLTSVSEINKFIGIYINHKQIRANFSNMISTTIEVDILEKDTVKWELSTLIRKVKYNDGYISILLEDELVKNILEPNLYTHLDFRLINQFKSKFSIRVYELAMSYISKKNIYVQLPKLEIDTFKLLMGIDIKNQYTRFAHLKSKVIDKAVSEINETSNIKIDYTLIKSGNKYSHIKFHTKFKNNNLENNFKIMEYQNPTLLTFIDDYLPKYANNKIVGSLNGDNIIYSKNNNSLTLKQNIGDTILKHDVKMDIFIKCYEDRENFEWFNKLDFEQILYDEKEKAYADGFKK
- a CDS encoding antirestriction protein ArdA, with amino-acid sequence MRVYITDLEAYNNGHLVGEWYQLPMNEDLLADSIENILQSGRDVCEDIHFHEEYFITDYECDYMDIGEYDNLSKLNEIAEAIESIDEDGVKAINFLIENHFVKDIFEAIESYEDNVRIYEDSTMEDIAYDLIEECYSFENIPDIIANNIDYEKIGRDLEIEGSYYKVGSDIYEYIG
- a CDS encoding phosphoadenosine phosphosulfate reductase family protein; its protein translation is MYKIEWLKNKNIPKLNDFANETIIPPRPVYYEELDLLGFNKYWNYPKSVEPLLWALGRDYYYYGEKIGKAIGGDINNAPTLEIYNNNIELSPINLEELINENKEKIEILKNESIDFIKKIHNDYKNKVDFFIVAFSGGKDSQVILDLITIALEPEEYKVIFTDTTMELPQTYGTVKQTEKYYQKTYNNFKITMVRNPTDADELWNVFGPPSRILRWCCSVYKTSPVHSYLKSLNNGKHPKSILYDGVRRSESHNRLNHLRVADSVKHHNVINTRPIIEWNDFEVYLYMFYSGVKINNEYRIGLNRVGCNICPFASQWSDYIINKHYPDIAKKFISSINDYMDNSGIENKKEYLELGHWKKRAGGNSIETKNKIDIQSNKSKIEVNLQNSKEDIFEWLKVLGNYKVDNNGNNININIGKKMLNLGYNNENSNETIIANHDDVINISHLKKVAYKTSYCVHCGSCEAECPTGALNVFPTVQVDTNLCIHCSKCLDFHNKGCVMADSAHISVVGKNNNSGTVKGFNDYGDFGLRREWLTAFLNKGLSWIIDNELGTKQKISLKKWLRDAELLDAKAKNTTPLCALLQAKTDSIRYQILYVNLYFNSSLLNWFVDNVERNKKFSSKELTIMAKEYTQLAETTVKHSINSLVNLFDTTPLGNELKIGNITKEKNIRFIEKIGTNDISNITILFLLYKLKENLNRTDFRVSEFYSENFKGGPYKLFGIDKDIFTSKLRFISENTKLIDVDLNQGLDNIFLKDLDYTEILAEVIKNEME